In Elusimicrobium sp. An273, a genomic segment contains:
- a CDS encoding M3 family metallopeptidase codes for MADMFKNGVLHFDYKAEELAPAEATARVQLEKDLNALVAIPKEQRTFENTIMAYERAFDDYGNALGMSGFLSYVSTDKNFRDAALALQMQISQYMVDVATRRDVYRAIREYTDTNPQLDPVQAKLVKEMLIGFKNSGMELNDEDLEKFKALNKEKAEYIIKFDKNIQEYKDPLAVTREQLQGLGEDYIEKLEKTPDGKYLVTLDYPDYVPFMLNADNEDARKALEFKYNRRGGAENVELLEKTLTLRREIAHLLGYENHAQMKLEDRMAKNPQTVMKFLKNLQKKLKPLAKQEDREMIAYKNGKTGKKSRTLYSWESGYWSNKYRKENLELDSEKIKEYFPSQVVIDGMLDLFGGVFGITFEPVDIPVWHPDVKAFKITDRASGRLIAYFYMDLYPREGKYKHAACFGLVEGEEKKDGTYQIPFVAIVANLNKPSATTPSLLKHSEVETLFHEFGHVLHNALTQAKYSAFSGTNVSWDFVEAPSQMLERWAWDPQVLKKISKHYKTGEPLPDDLIQRMIAAKNFGSGGTYLRQDFFAQYDMTLHTAKTTPDSTKLYFDLTKKIRGLPLTKGTLPQASFGHIMGGYDAGYYGYLWSEVIAEDFFGEFKKNGIFNPETGLKFRREILEKGGTLDEEKMVENFLGRPAKIEPFLQAIGLPQEDL; via the coding sequence ATGGCAGATATGTTTAAAAACGGCGTTTTGCATTTTGATTATAAAGCCGAGGAACTGGCCCCGGCCGAGGCGACGGCGCGCGTGCAGCTGGAAAAGGATTTAAACGCGCTGGTGGCCATCCCCAAAGAGCAGCGCACGTTTGAAAACACCATTATGGCCTACGAACGCGCCTTTGACGATTACGGCAACGCCTTGGGAATGAGCGGTTTTTTGTCGTACGTGTCTACGGATAAAAACTTCCGCGATGCGGCCTTGGCGCTGCAAATGCAAATCAGCCAATATATGGTGGACGTGGCCACCCGGCGCGACGTGTACCGCGCCATCCGCGAATATACCGACACCAACCCCCAATTAGACCCCGTGCAGGCCAAGCTCGTTAAAGAAATGCTGATCGGGTTTAAAAACAGCGGTATGGAACTAAACGACGAAGATTTGGAAAAATTTAAAGCGCTTAATAAAGAAAAAGCGGAATATATTATTAAGTTTGACAAAAACATCCAAGAATACAAAGACCCCCTTGCCGTTACGCGCGAGCAGCTGCAGGGCTTGGGCGAAGATTATATTGAAAAACTGGAAAAAACGCCGGACGGCAAATACCTGGTTACGCTGGATTATCCCGACTACGTGCCGTTTATGTTAAACGCCGATAATGAAGACGCCCGCAAAGCGCTTGAATTTAAATACAACCGCCGCGGCGGGGCGGAAAATGTGGAACTGCTGGAAAAAACGCTGACGCTTCGCCGGGAGATTGCGCACTTGCTCGGGTATGAAAACCATGCGCAGATGAAACTGGAAGACCGCATGGCAAAAAACCCCCAAACCGTGATGAAGTTTTTGAAGAATTTGCAAAAAAAGCTAAAACCGCTTGCCAAACAGGAAGACCGGGAAATGATTGCTTACAAAAACGGCAAGACCGGCAAAAAAAGCCGCACCTTATATTCGTGGGAAAGCGGCTATTGGAGCAACAAATACCGCAAAGAAAATTTGGAACTGGACAGCGAAAAAATAAAAGAGTATTTCCCGTCCCAAGTGGTGATTGACGGCATGCTGGATTTGTTTGGCGGAGTGTTTGGCATTACGTTTGAGCCGGTGGATATCCCGGTGTGGCACCCCGACGTAAAAGCTTTTAAAATTACCGACCGGGCCAGCGGCCGGCTGATTGCCTATTTTTATATGGATCTTTACCCGCGCGAAGGCAAATACAAACACGCCGCCTGCTTCGGCTTGGTGGAAGGGGAAGAAAAGAAAGACGGCACCTATCAAATTCCGTTCGTCGCCATTGTGGCCAATTTAAACAAACCTTCCGCCACGACGCCTTCCCTGCTTAAACACAGCGAAGTGGAAACGTTATTCCACGAGTTTGGTCATGTACTGCACAACGCGCTGACCCAGGCCAAATACTCCGCGTTTTCGGGCACCAACGTCAGCTGGGATTTTGTAGAAGCGCCCAGCCAAATGCTGGAGCGCTGGGCGTGGGATCCGCAGGTGCTTAAAAAAATCAGCAAGCACTACAAAACGGGCGAGCCGCTGCCGGACGATTTAATCCAACGGATGATTGCGGCCAAGAATTTCGGCTCGGGCGGGACGTACCTGCGGCAGGACTTTTTTGCCCAGTATGATATGACGCTCCACACCGCCAAAACTACACCCGACTCCACCAAACTGTATTTTGATTTAACCAAAAAAATCCGCGGGCTTCCGCTTACCAAGGGCACCCTCCCGCAGGCCTCTTTCGGGCACATTATGGGCGGGTATGACGCCGGATATTACGGGTATTTGTGGTCGGAAGTAATAGCGGAAGATTTTTTCGGCGAGTTTAAAAAGAACGGCATTTTTAACCCCGAGACGGGGCTTAAATTCCGCCGCGAAATTTTGGAAAAAGGCGGCACGCTGGATGAAGAGAAAATGGTGGAAAATTTCTTGGGCCGCCCGGCCAAGATAGAACCGTTCTTGCAGGCCATCGGCTTGCCGCAGGAGGATTTATGA
- a CDS encoding tetratricopeptide repeat protein — translation MHYLKPFSNCLALWLALGLLPGELWAAGAKQQNISSCLESGKKAYAAKDYLQAQDVFTRCLKLDSDNVEALLSLAGVLLTQDDLKGAEKYFTAATRSMKRNSPYWSYTYSMLGDIALKQQQNDKALKLYSKSLEYNAANVNSLVGKGVIVEYQGDKQGASEYYRSALAVEPLNLIARKRLINLEPDYLTNDEMLTALKQRYAVEPDATELTDENKALFEKIHQAEQRRGIDYLKNKYAKVPSEYIVTINKDTSFEREMLTLAGYNALEKSIGQDAIAVFQKVGVPIKDVFDLRDMKGEKIFTPESTLTESGFYVYTEALKGRKAFLMPNEAVPPTQAFLAKVSARVQELKDAGYVEITRSEYKMIQNQTKCSDETLRSKLGVYVLPVTKNDVRYFVLARQTADPKKGVAYYYLMAAHAKRNPKVKVPSNSLVESYAFYGYTVCLDDGNLLE, via the coding sequence ATGCATTATTTAAAACCTTTTTCTAATTGTTTGGCGTTGTGGCTGGCGCTGGGCCTGCTGCCGGGGGAACTCTGGGCGGCGGGAGCCAAGCAGCAAAACATTTCGTCGTGTTTGGAAAGCGGCAAAAAAGCCTATGCCGCCAAAGATTATTTGCAGGCGCAGGACGTTTTTACGCGGTGCTTAAAACTGGATTCCGACAATGTGGAAGCGCTTTTGTCGCTGGCGGGCGTACTGCTGACGCAGGACGATTTGAAAGGAGCGGAAAAATACTTTACCGCCGCCACCCGCAGCATGAAGCGCAACTCGCCGTATTGGTCGTACACGTATTCCATGTTGGGGGATATTGCGCTGAAGCAACAGCAAAACGACAAAGCGCTTAAGCTCTATTCCAAATCGCTGGAATATAATGCGGCCAACGTCAATTCGCTGGTGGGCAAGGGCGTGATTGTGGAGTATCAGGGCGACAAGCAGGGCGCCAGCGAGTATTACCGCTCGGCCCTGGCGGTGGAACCGCTGAATTTGATTGCGCGCAAACGGCTGATTAATTTGGAGCCGGACTATTTGACCAACGACGAAATGCTTACCGCGCTTAAACAGCGCTACGCCGTGGAACCGGACGCCACGGAACTGACCGATGAAAACAAAGCGTTGTTTGAAAAAATTCACCAAGCCGAACAGCGCCGCGGCATTGATTATTTAAAAAATAAATACGCTAAAGTTCCTTCGGAGTATATTGTTACCATTAACAAAGACACCAGCTTCGAGCGGGAAATGCTTACGCTGGCGGGTTATAACGCCTTGGAAAAAAGCATTGGGCAGGATGCGATTGCCGTGTTCCAAAAAGTAGGCGTGCCCATTAAAGATGTATTTGATTTAAGAGATATGAAGGGCGAAAAAATTTTTACGCCGGAAAGCACCCTCACGGAAAGCGGATTTTACGTGTATACCGAAGCGTTGAAAGGGCGCAAAGCGTTTCTGATGCCCAACGAAGCGGTGCCGCCCACGCAGGCGTTTTTGGCCAAAGTATCCGCCCGCGTGCAGGAGCTGAAAGACGCCGGCTATGTGGAAATTACGCGCTCCGAATACAAAATGATTCAAAACCAAACCAAATGCTCCGATGAAACTTTGCGCAGCAAATTGGGGGTATATGTTCTGCCCGTTACCAAAAACGACGTGCGCTATTTCGTGTTGGCGCGCCAAACGGCCGACCCCAAAAAAGGCGTGGCGTATTATTACTTAATGGCGGCGCACGCCAAGCGCAACCCCAAAGTAAAAGTGCCGTCCAACTCGCTGGTGGAAAGCTATGCGTTTTACGGCTATACGGTGTGTTTGGACGACGGGAATTTATTGGAATAG
- a CDS encoding outer membrane beta-barrel protein: MKKSFWLAVLIGISCVWPVWSHAQGIQAGDQFISVYAGAGGATNDTHLGLDFRDDTGYPLGQTKDFGWGDESVAFGAQYLYTVSPYWAFGVEYNANLFDGAAEELNAWGGSGQHMKAEADQDMDVHNLMAAGRFTLNPQGTFRFYIPFGAGIAFSKATVKNSFWEQNGGAYTSVSDSRSESSRSFTYYTGLGVEHRLAGQWLWGLEGRYQSFSFDYDKFLSGAGRENLHYVTVFLKRGYVF; the protein is encoded by the coding sequence GTGAAAAAAAGTTTTTGGCTCGCCGTTTTAATAGGCATCAGCTGCGTATGGCCGGTATGGAGCCACGCGCAGGGCATCCAAGCAGGAGATCAATTTATTTCCGTATACGCGGGGGCGGGCGGCGCCACCAACGATACGCATTTGGGGCTGGATTTTCGGGATGATACCGGCTATCCGCTGGGGCAAACCAAAGATTTTGGATGGGGGGATGAATCGGTAGCGTTCGGCGCGCAGTACTTATATACCGTCAGCCCCTACTGGGCATTTGGCGTGGAATACAACGCCAACTTGTTTGACGGCGCGGCCGAAGAATTAAACGCGTGGGGCGGCAGCGGCCAGCATATGAAAGCCGAGGCAGATCAGGATATGGATGTGCATAACCTGATGGCGGCCGGGCGGTTTACGCTCAATCCGCAAGGGACTTTCCGGTTTTACATTCCGTTCGGGGCGGGTATTGCCTTTTCCAAAGCGACTGTCAAAAACAGTTTTTGGGAGCAAAACGGCGGGGCGTATACGTCCGTGTCGGACAGCCGCAGCGAAAGCAGCCGCTCGTTTACATACTATACCGGGCTGGGGGTGGAACACCGCTTGGCCGGGCAGTGGCTGTGGGGCTTGGAAGGGCGGTACCAAAGCTTTTCGTTTGACTATGACAAATTCTTGTCCGGTGCCGGCCGCGAAAACCTGCATTATGTAACGGTGTTTTTAAAGCGGGGGTATGTGTTTTAA
- the speB gene encoding agmatinase has product MSDNVQTDKFMGLESRYSSLPLSKFVVVPVPFEKTVCYGHGTAKGPAAVIEASTQIELWDEETKTETWELGINTQPAVNCKGSTNTVFKNIDKTVRNLMQYKAIPFYIGGEHTVTQALAQPYIEKYKDLSILHFDAHADLRETFEGTPKSHACALYPASRQVPVVQVGIRSVASEEKQYCNAGKVTTFLMHENRDIKKLIPQVLKKLTDTVYITIDVDGFDPSVIPATGTPQPGGFMWYEALDLFREVIKHKKIVAVDVVEACQRKADVITEFNVSKLIYRLMGYLALKDQKKK; this is encoded by the coding sequence GTGAGCGATAACGTACAAACCGATAAGTTTATGGGGCTAGAGAGCAGATACAGCTCTCTGCCCCTTTCTAAATTCGTGGTCGTGCCCGTGCCGTTTGAAAAGACGGTCTGCTACGGGCATGGTACCGCCAAAGGCCCCGCCGCGGTGATTGAGGCTTCCACCCAAATTGAACTTTGGGACGAAGAAACCAAAACCGAAACGTGGGAACTGGGCATTAATACGCAGCCGGCCGTTAATTGCAAAGGGTCTACCAACACGGTATTTAAAAATATCGACAAAACCGTCCGCAACCTGATGCAGTACAAAGCCATTCCGTTTTATATCGGCGGCGAGCATACGGTTACCCAAGCGCTGGCGCAGCCTTATATTGAAAAATATAAAGACTTAAGCATCTTGCACTTTGACGCCCACGCCGATTTGCGCGAAACCTTTGAAGGCACGCCCAAAAGCCACGCCTGCGCCCTGTATCCGGCCTCCCGCCAGGTACCGGTGGTGCAAGTGGGCATCCGCAGCGTAGCCAGCGAAGAAAAGCAATACTGCAATGCGGGCAAAGTGACCACGTTTTTAATGCACGAAAACCGCGACATTAAAAAGCTCATCCCGCAGGTGCTTAAAAAGCTGACGGACACCGTCTATATCACCATTGACGTGGACGGCTTTGATCCGTCCGTCATCCCGGCTACCGGCACCCCGCAGCCCGGCGGATTTATGTGGTATGAAGCGCTGGACTTGTTCCGCGAAGTCATTAAACATAAAAAAATCGTGGCGGTGGACGTGGTGGAAGCCTGCCAAAGAAAGGCCGACGTCATTACGGAATTTAACGTGTCTAAGTTAATTTACCGCTTAATGGGCTACCTGGCCTTGAAAGATCAAAAGAAAAAATAA
- the ligA gene encoding NAD-dependent DNA ligase LigA yields the protein MHPKEEIERLKKLINYHNNLYYNLDNPILSDTQYDELYKQLKDLEDQYPQYRTKNSPTQRVGGQAGTMFSPVRHTTPMLSLDNSYSADDIREWYARAEKTLQRNDFEMVVEGKIDGVSCSLTYENGILVTAASRGDGKVGEDITANARTVCNIPQKIENAPAGLLEIRGEVYLDKKDLEELNRKQQLAGENTFANTRNAAAGSLRQKDPQITAQRPLKFFAHSFGAGNIAADSFSGFIDLCRQWGFSVCPARTKTTQISEVIRFYNQFEASRRQLPFDVDGLVVKVNRFEFQRILGVTAKSPRWAIAFKYPAPQATTAVNHILFSVGRSGVITPVAELQPVPVGGVTISNATLHNFDEIKRLGVRVGDTVIVERAGEVIPKIIKVVEHKGQEEVLPPTVCPSCGGPVYKEPDEVGYYCVNPSCPAQLRARLLHFASRGAMDIDGLGDVVMDQLLENHYVSDFADIYNLTFLHLLNLENFKDKKAQNLLDAIEASKQKPLSRLLFALGIAFVGAKTAEILADRFRTLDSLKNASLEDLQNVREVGEIVSKSIYDFFRNPRAQEQIERLRAAGLNFTQPKKELSGNILDGKTLVFTGELKTMTRPQAELLAKQYGGKASSSVSKKTAYVVAGEAAGSKLAKARELGVPVLTEEEFLKLIGKQA from the coding sequence ATGCACCCGAAAGAAGAGATTGAACGGCTTAAAAAGCTGATCAATTACCATAACAACCTTTACTACAATTTGGACAATCCGATTTTGTCCGATACGCAGTACGACGAACTCTACAAACAATTAAAAGACCTGGAAGACCAATACCCCCAGTACCGCACCAAAAATTCGCCCACCCAGCGCGTGGGCGGCCAAGCCGGGACGATGTTTTCCCCGGTGCGGCACACGACGCCGATGCTGTCGCTGGACAACTCCTACTCGGCAGACGACATCCGCGAATGGTACGCCCGCGCCGAAAAAACACTCCAGCGCAATGATTTTGAAATGGTGGTGGAAGGGAAAATAGACGGGGTGTCCTGTTCGCTGACGTACGAAAACGGCATTTTGGTAACGGCCGCCAGCCGCGGGGACGGAAAAGTAGGCGAAGACATTACCGCCAACGCGCGCACCGTGTGCAATATCCCGCAAAAAATAGAAAACGCCCCCGCCGGATTGTTGGAAATCCGCGGCGAGGTGTATCTGGATAAAAAAGATTTGGAAGAACTCAACCGCAAGCAACAGCTGGCGGGCGAAAACACCTTTGCCAATACCCGCAACGCCGCGGCCGGCTCACTGCGCCAAAAAGACCCGCAAATTACCGCCCAGCGGCCGCTTAAATTTTTTGCCCATTCCTTTGGCGCGGGAAACATCGCGGCCGATTCCTTCAGCGGGTTTATTGATTTGTGCCGCCAATGGGGTTTTTCCGTCTGTCCCGCGCGCACCAAAACCACGCAGATTTCCGAAGTCATCCGTTTTTATAATCAGTTTGAAGCTTCCCGCCGCCAACTGCCCTTTGACGTAGACGGCCTGGTGGTAAAAGTAAACCGTTTTGAATTTCAGCGCATTTTAGGCGTTACCGCCAAAAGCCCCCGCTGGGCCATCGCTTTTAAATACCCCGCCCCGCAAGCCACCACCGCCGTCAACCACATTCTTTTTTCCGTGGGCCGAAGCGGCGTGATTACCCCCGTGGCCGAGCTGCAGCCCGTGCCGGTGGGCGGCGTAACCATTTCCAACGCGACCCTGCACAATTTTGACGAAATTAAACGCCTGGGCGTGCGCGTGGGCGATACGGTGATTGTAGAGCGAGCGGGAGAAGTCATCCCCAAAATTATCAAAGTGGTGGAGCACAAAGGGCAAGAAGAAGTCCTGCCCCCGACTGTTTGCCCGTCCTGCGGCGGGCCGGTGTACAAAGAGCCCGACGAAGTGGGGTATTATTGCGTCAATCCGTCCTGCCCGGCGCAGCTGCGGGCGCGGCTGTTGCACTTTGCCTCGCGCGGGGCCATGGATATTGACGGGCTGGGCGACGTGGTGATGGATCAATTATTGGAAAACCATTACGTGTCCGACTTTGCGGATATTTATAATTTGACGTTTTTGCATTTGTTAAATTTGGAAAATTTTAAAGACAAAAAAGCCCAAAACCTCTTAGACGCCATTGAAGCCAGCAAACAAAAACCGCTTTCGCGCCTGTTGTTTGCGCTGGGCATTGCGTTTGTGGGCGCAAAGACCGCCGAAATTTTGGCAGACCGCTTCCGCACGCTGGACTCCTTGAAAAACGCGTCTTTGGAAGACTTGCAAAACGTGCGGGAAGTGGGCGAGATTGTGTCCAAAAGCATTTACGATTTTTTCCGAAATCCGCGCGCCCAGGAACAAATTGAACGCTTGCGCGCGGCGGGGCTTAATTTTACGCAGCCCAAAAAAGAGCTCTCCGGCAATATCTTGGACGGAAAAACGCTTGTGTTTACCGGCGAGCTCAAAACGATGACCCGCCCGCAGGCCGAACTGCTGGCCAAGCAATACGGCGGGAAAGCCAGCTCCAGCGTGTCTAAAAAAACGGCCTATGTGGTGGCGGGGGAAGCCGCCGGCAGCAAGCTGGCCAAAGCCCGAGAGCTGGGCGTACCGGTGCTGACGGAAGAAGAATTTTTAAAGTTGATCGGCAAACAAGCTTAA
- a CDS encoding head GIN domain-containing protein — MRKISLFLLAALLAAAPVFAESVTGRGRYVSRDVNHLPAFHAVEVRGDIEVDFMQDKITSVTVSGRENLVALSDVRVENGVLLVSFTRPVRVRGEYELRVAVRAPELTAVTASQSGEFDLRGSLDANQLVLTTDADSDISMDYVNADTITVAAYDRSDIELGRVHVQQVKATADGRADVDLSGTAEEAVLTNNGSGEIDADDLRAVTVRATTNASGKIKVNASEALYAQANGRGRIEYRGYPSTLRKEGNARKVVRDRDEDYDDYDD, encoded by the coding sequence ATGAGAAAAATCAGTCTATTCTTACTTGCGGCGCTTTTGGCGGCGGCTCCTGTGTTTGCGGAGTCGGTCACCGGCCGGGGGCGCTATGTATCGCGTGATGTCAACCATCTGCCGGCATTCCACGCGGTAGAAGTGCGCGGCGATATTGAAGTGGATTTTATGCAGGATAAAATCACTTCCGTCACGGTCAGCGGACGGGAGAACCTGGTGGCGCTGTCGGACGTACGGGTAGAAAACGGGGTATTGCTCGTCAGCTTTACGCGCCCGGTGCGCGTGCGCGGCGAATACGAACTGCGCGTAGCGGTAAGAGCGCCGGAATTGACGGCCGTAACCGCCAGCCAAAGCGGCGAATTTGACCTGCGCGGCTCGCTGGATGCCAACCAACTGGTGCTGACCACGGATGCGGATTCGGATATTTCTATGGATTACGTAAACGCCGACACCATTACGGTAGCCGCCTATGACCGCTCGGATATTGAGCTGGGCCGGGTGCATGTGCAGCAGGTAAAAGCCACGGCGGACGGCCGGGCCGATGTGGATTTGTCCGGCACGGCGGAAGAAGCCGTGTTGACCAACAACGGCTCGGGCGAAATTGACGCCGACGATTTGCGCGCCGTTACGGTGCGTGCCACCACGAACGCTTCCGGCAAAATTAAAGTAAACGCCAGCGAAGCCTTATATGCCCAAGCCAACGGCCGCGGCAGAATTGAATACAGAGGATACCCTTCTACGCTTCGCAAAGAAGGCAATGCCCGCAAAGTCGTGCGCGACCGCGACGAAGATTACGACGACTACGACGATTAA
- a CDS encoding phytoene/squalene synthase family protein encodes MSTNVQSYKKSSFGPAFFFLSKRRREALAHYYEFCRLMDDLADEPNIPNPGRQLDDWEAEVHRMYDGTPQTELGRLLQADAREFSMPPDRFLLLIEGMRADLTGRTYPTQQALDWYIYRVAAVVGLATLDILGVQGKQAEALAWQEGAAVQLTNIIRDVPEDAKLGRVYIPEELLTRFGLTRQDVLDNRAPRVLAAALQELAAQAEAYYEAAFKQMAGFARLKMIPCRVMGYVYLKNLAKIKKTGFLFARPVKLTKNEKLYSIAYALFKTFF; translated from the coding sequence ATGTCGACTAATGTGCAGTCGTATAAAAAATCCAGCTTCGGCCCGGCGTTTTTCTTTTTATCCAAACGCCGCCGCGAAGCGTTGGCGCATTATTATGAATTTTGCCGCCTGATGGATGACCTTGCAGACGAGCCGAACATCCCCAACCCCGGCCGGCAGCTGGACGACTGGGAAGCGGAAGTGCACCGCATGTACGACGGCACTCCGCAGACGGAACTGGGCCGGCTGCTGCAGGCGGACGCGCGGGAATTTTCCATGCCTCCCGATCGGTTTTTGCTGTTAATAGAAGGCATGCGGGCCGATTTAACAGGGCGGACGTATCCCACCCAGCAAGCGTTGGACTGGTATATCTACCGGGTGGCGGCTGTTGTGGGGCTGGCCACGCTGGACATTTTAGGCGTGCAAGGAAAGCAGGCCGAGGCGCTTGCCTGGCAGGAAGGCGCCGCCGTACAGCTGACGAATATCATCCGCGACGTGCCCGAAGACGCCAAATTGGGCCGCGTCTATATTCCGGAAGAGTTGCTCACCCGCTTTGGTCTTACCCGCCAAGACGTATTGGACAACCGCGCCCCGCGGGTGCTGGCGGCCGCCCTGCAGGAACTGGCGGCGCAGGCGGAAGCGTATTACGAAGCGGCGTTTAAACAAATGGCGGGGTTTGCACGCCTGAAAATGATCCCGTGCCGGGTCATGGGGTATGTATATTTAAAAAATCTTGCTAAAATAAAAAAAACGGGCTTTTTGTTCGCCCGTCCGGTTAAATTGACGAAGAACGAAAAATTGTACAGCATTGCTTATGCATTATTTAAAACCTTTTTCTAA
- a CDS encoding pyruvoyl-dependent arginine decarboxylase: MYEAFVPKEIFLTKGIGRHKEKLASFEEALRDAKIASFNLVPVSSIFPPGCKTVPISKGLQELHPGQILHCVISRNTSNEYRRLISASVGLAIPKEGKKTHGYISEHHSFGETDKQAGDYAEDLAALMLSTTLGIEFDNNTTWDQKEEIWKMSGKIVRTTNITQSAICVEGLWTTVVAAAVFVK; the protein is encoded by the coding sequence ATGTACGAAGCGTTTGTACCCAAAGAGATATTCCTTACCAAAGGAATTGGCAGACACAAAGAAAAACTGGCCAGCTTTGAAGAAGCGTTGAGAGACGCCAAAATCGCCAGCTTTAACTTGGTGCCTGTGTCCAGCATCTTCCCTCCCGGCTGCAAAACCGTGCCAATATCCAAAGGCCTTCAAGAATTGCACCCGGGCCAAATTCTGCATTGCGTCATCAGCAGAAACACGAGCAACGAATACCGCCGCTTGATTTCCGCTTCCGTGGGTCTGGCGATCCCGAAAGAAGGAAAGAAAACGCACGGATACATTTCCGAACACCACAGCTTCGGCGAAACCGACAAACAAGCCGGCGATTATGCGGAAGACTTGGCTGCTTTGATGCTCTCCACTACGCTGGGCATCGAGTTCGACAATAACACCACTTGGGACCAGAAAGAAGAAATCTGGAAAATGAGCGGTAAAATCGTCCGCACTACCAACATTACTCAGTCCGCCATCTGCGTGGAAGGTCTTTGGACCACCGTTGTAGCGGCGGCTGTGTTTGTAAAATAA
- the nusB gene encoding transcription antitermination factor NusB, which yields MSNRRMARECALQSLYYADSAKDAQEKDVLRYAADFKRELGDCYPFCQDLVSGTTEHLKEIDKLVSAYAKNWTVARMSAVDRSILRMATYEMVFSPEKTPVPAIIDEAIELAKKYSTENSSKFINGLLDQLKKERK from the coding sequence ATGAGCAACAGAAGAATGGCCCGGGAATGTGCCTTGCAATCGCTTTATTACGCAGACAGCGCCAAAGACGCCCAGGAAAAAGACGTCCTGCGCTATGCGGCGGACTTTAAAAGAGAATTGGGGGATTGCTACCCGTTTTGCCAAGACCTGGTTTCCGGCACGACCGAACATTTGAAAGAGATTGATAAGCTCGTTTCCGCCTATGCCAAAAACTGGACGGTGGCCCGCATGTCGGCGGTAGACCGCTCCATTTTGCGCATGGCCACCTATGAAATGGTTTTCAGCCCGGAAAAAACGCCCGTTCCCGCCATTATTGACGAAGCCATTGAACTGGCGAAAAAATACTCCACCGAAAATTCCAGCAAGTTCATCAACGGCCTGCTGGATCAGCTGAAAAAAGAACGCAAATAA
- a CDS encoding pantothenate kinase codes for MSVVIGIDVGGSTTKIVGYTDAGKLVSMLKVEAADPLTSAYGALGKFINENGLALSDVQQIILTGVGSSLFKKNIYGIATSKVDEFEAIGSGGLALSGKKEGLIVSMGTGTAFVRAGKDGIRHIGGSGVGGGTVLGLCGKLCGATSFKTVVEMAEGGRLGQVDLNISDISTGVISTLTPDTTASNFGKMEDGVTPEDLTVGVLNMVFQTIGMMAVFACRNDSVKDVILTGTLTLVPFAKHVFQALHKMHGVNFIIPQNAIYATATGAALSYLYKNGKIHVD; via the coding sequence ATGAGCGTAGTCATCGGGATAGACGTAGGGGGCTCCACCACCAAAATCGTGGGGTATACGGACGCCGGAAAATTGGTTTCCATGCTAAAAGTGGAAGCCGCCGACCCGCTGACTTCCGCCTATGGGGCGCTGGGCAAATTTATCAACGAAAACGGCCTGGCACTTTCGGACGTACAGCAAATCATCCTGACGGGGGTGGGGTCTTCGCTGTTTAAGAAAAACATTTACGGGATTGCCACTTCCAAGGTGGACGAATTTGAAGCCATCGGCTCGGGCGGATTGGCGCTTTCGGGCAAAAAGGAAGGGCTGATTGTCAGCATGGGCACGGGCACGGCGTTCGTGCGCGCGGGGAAAGACGGCATCCGCCACATTGGCGGCTCGGGCGTCGGCGGCGGGACGGTGCTGGGTCTGTGCGGCAAGCTGTGCGGGGCCACCTCGTTTAAAACCGTAGTGGAAATGGCCGAAGGCGGCCGGCTGGGGCAGGTGGACTTGAACATCAGCGATATCAGCACCGGTGTGATTTCCACCCTCACACCCGATACGACCGCGTCCAACTTTGGCAAAATGGAAGACGGCGTTACGCCCGAAGATTTGACAGTGGGCGTGCTGAATATGGTATTTCAAACCATTGGCATGATGGCGGTGTTTGCCTGCCGCAACGACTCCGTAAAAGACGTCATCCTGACCGGCACGCTTACGTTGGTACCGTTTGCCAAACACGTGTTTCAGGCATTGCACAAAATGCACGGCGTCAATTTTATTATTCCCCAAAACGCCATTTATGCCACCGCTACGGGGGCGGCGTTATCCTATTTGTACAAAAACGGTAAAATCCATGTCGACTAA